The sequence GACGCGAGGCCATAGAGGGGTACGTCTCCATCTCGCCCTGGCTCTTCGGGCTGGTCATCTTCACCCTCGGCCCCATTGTCGCTTCGCTCTACTTCAGCTTCACCGAATACGAAGTGGTCAAGACGCCGGTCTTCATCGGGCTAGACAACTACCAGCGCCTGGTGGGAGACCGTCTCTTCTGGCAGTCGCTCAAGGTGACCGGCACCTATGTCGGAGTCTCGGTGCCGGTGGGCATCCTGCTGTCGTTCGCCGTGGCTTTGCTGATGAACCAGAAAGTGCGCCTTATCGGGTTCTTCCGCACGGCCTACTACATGCCCAATCTGGTGCCAGCGGTGGGTTCGGCCATCCTCTGGATCTGGATCTTCAACCCTGAGTTCGGTCTGCTCAACACCTTCCTCGCCAGCATCGGCATCCAGGGGCCCCTGTGGCTGGCTCACAGCAAGTGGGCCCTCCCGGCCCTGATCATCATGAGCCTCTGGGGCGTAGGAGGGGGGATGCTCATCTACCTGGCCGGCCTGCAGGGTATTCCCACGGACCTATATGAGGCAGCAGAGGTGGATGGCGCGGGGCAGTGGCGCCGGTTCCTTCACGTGACCGTGCCTCAGATGACGCCCGTGCTGTTCTTCAACTTGGTGATGGGCATCATCGGCAGCTTCCAGGTATTCACCGCCGGCTACATCATGACCGGCGGAGGGCCCCGATACGCCACCTACTTCTACGTGCTCTACCTGTATAACAACGCCTTCCAGTACTTCCGCATGGGATACGCCTCTGCCCTGGCCTGGATCCTGGCCATCATCATTCTCTTCTTCACTCTCCTGGTCTTCCGGTCGTCCAGTGCCTGGGTGTACTACGAGGGGCAACTGCGGGGGAGGGGCTAGACAGATGGCGAACACCGCGGCAGTCGCCAAGACCAGCACCCGGCCCACCGGCGCCAGAGCCTTCCTCGCCAGGCGCTCGGTTCAGAGGTACATCGGCAGGACGCTCATTTACCTACTCCTAGTAGCCGGGGCCGTCGTCCTCATGATGCCTCTGGCCTGGCTGCTCTCCAGCTCTCTCAAGCCTTCGGGGCTGATATTCGTGGTACCGCCCCAGTGGATTCCTGACCCCATCGCCTGGCAGAACTACGCCCAGGTCTGGGAGATGATCCCGTTCGGTCTCTACTTGCGGAACACCCTTGTGATAACCGTGTTCTGCATCATCGGAGCTTCGGCGTCAGCGGCGATTGTGGCCTTCGGCTTCGCTCGGCTTCGATTCCCCGGCCGGGACGTTCTCTTTCTAGTGCTGTTGAGCACCATCATGATCCCGGAACAGGTGACCCTCATCCCGACCTACGTGCTTTTCCGCATACTGGGCTGGCTGGATAGCTACTATCCCCTGATCGTGCCCGCCTTCTTCGGCGGCGGTGCCTTCAACATCTTCCTCCTGCGCCAGTACTACATGAGGTTGCCCCTCGAGCTGGACGACGCCGCCCGGATAGATGGCTGCAGCTCCTTCGGCATCTTCCGACGGATCCTGCTCCCGCAGTGTCGCCCGGCCCTGGGCGTGATCGCTATCCTGCTGTTCATGGGCAATTGGAATGGCTTCTTCCTGCCCCTCATCTACCTCAACTCGCCTGACAAGTACACCCTGGCTCTGGGCCTCAACCTGTTCCGCGGCACCCAGTACACCGCCTGGAACCTGCTCATGGCCGCTTCCACCATGGTGTCGCTGCCATGCATCGTGCTCTACTTCGTGGCCCAGAGATACTTCATCCAGGGCATCGTCTTCACCGGAATCAAGGGCTAGCCACAGAGACACGGAGACACCGAGAGGGGGAGAGGGAGCGACACGGAGAAGCGCAAAGCACAGACAGTGAGAGAGGAAGAGACACCGACTTCACTCCCTCTCCGTGTCTCATTGTCTCCCCTTCTCTCCCTTACTGTGCTTCCGTGTTTCGGTGGCTGCCCCGAGGAGGCATCGGTTGGATGAGATACGCATAGCCGTTGTGGGACTCGGCTGGCGCGGCATCGGCACCTGGTTCGGCATCCTGCAGTCCATGCCAGGCTACCGTATCACTGCCATATGTGACCCGCTTGAGCAGCTGCACGAGAGGGCGGTGTCGCGGCTGAAGCGCCCGGACGAGGTCAAGGTCTACACCCACTACGAGGACGTCCTGTCCGACGACAACGTTGACGCCGTGGCCCTCACCGTGCGCTGCCAGGAGCAGGGAGCCCTGGCCGCCATGGCCCTGGAGGCGGGCAAGCACGTCAACAGCGAGGTGCCGGCTTCTCACAGCATCGAGGACTGCTGGCGGATCGTTCTGGCCCAAGAGCGCTCGGGCAAGGTGTACCAACTGGCGGAACAGACACGTTACTGGGGCTTCGTGGAGGCCTGGCGCGAGATGGTGGCCCAGGGTCAGCTAGGCCACGTCACCCTGTGCGAGGGTCAGTACTTCCACTACTACGTGGGTCAGCACTTCCGCGATCGGGCCTCGGGGCGATTCCTGCATCCCAGCGAAGTGAGCCGCTACCCGGGAGCGGAGGGCACCTGGCTCAACCGCATGCCACCTATCCACTACCTCCCCCACGAGCTCAGCCCTATGCTTAAGGTCCTGGATGATCGGGTGACGCAGGTGGTGGCCATGAGCACCCGGGACCGGAGCTACGCTCATCCCCAGATCGAGACGGCCGACATGCAGATGGCTCTCATGAAGACCGAGAAGGATGCCATCCTCCGGATGGGAGTCTCCTTCTCTCAGCCTCACCCCGAGGCCAACTATCACTGGTATCACGTCATGGGGACGCTCGGCGCAGTGGAGTGGAAGCGGGCCAATCGAGACCGGCCCCGCATGTGGTTGGCCAACGCCCAGATGCACGACATGGCCGAGGTGGACTGGCGCTACGAGCGCACCGACGCCCCGGCGGAAGCGCGTGGCAGCGGTCACGGCGACGCCGACTACTACGTCCACGCCGCCTTTCGTGATGCCGTCCTGCAGGGCAAGCCCCTGGAGTTCGACGTCTACCAGGCCATGGACACGGCCGCACCCGCCATCCTGGCCGCCCAGTCCATCGCCGAGGGCAGCGTCCCACTGGAAGTGCCCGACTTTCGGCCTGGCAACGGCCGGGCCAGGGGCTCCGGGCCCAAGTGAGCAGAGCGAGCGAGGAGAGTGCCATGGCCGAGTACGGCATAGGCATCTGGGGAGCCGGATGGGTGGCAGGAGAGCACGCCCGCGCCTACACCAACAACCCCAAAGCTCGAGTGGTGGCGGTGGGCAGCCGCACGCTGGAAGGGGCCAGGCGGCGCATCGAGGAGTGGGGCATCGTCGGTTGCCGGGCCTACGATGACCTGGAGGAGCTTCTGGCCCACCCGGAGCTGGACGTCGTTTCGGTGTGTACCCCCAACTACCGCCACGCCGCCGACGTGGTCGCCATCGCGTCGGCGGGCAAGCACATCCTCATCGAGAAACCACCCGCCACCGACCTGGAAGGCCTGCGGGCCATGCGGGACGCCGTCCGGCAGGCGGGCGTCAAGACGCTCGTGGGCTTCGTGTTACACTGGCACCCGCTGTTCCAGGCAGTGAAGCGGGTGGTCGCCGGCGGGCTATTGGGCCGGGTGATCATGGCCCAGCTGGATTACTGGCACCGCCTGACCGCCGAGGACCAACTCCCCCTCTACGCCTGGCTGGTGAGTAGGGAGAAAGCGGGGAGCATCTTCCTGGCCGGCGGGTCCCACCCCATGGACGCGGTGCGCTGGTTTCTGGGCGGCGAGATCGAGGAGGTTTGCGGCTACTCCACCGAGCCCTCGGGGGACTACGACTACCCCACCACCACCGTGGGACTGCTGCGCTTTCGGGATGGCGCCATCGCCAAGATCAGCGCCTGCGTAGAGGCCTACCTACCCTACACCTTCAACATCGACCTGCTGGGGGAAGAGGGTACCCTGCGAGACGAGCGCGTCTGCAGCCGCAAGCTGGGAGACGGTAAGGAATGGGTGGACCTGGGCGTGGCCGCTCCCCATAGCGGCGAGGTCAGCGCCCATCCCTTCCAAGCCGAGATCAACTACTTCCTGGACTGCCTAGACCGCGGCGTGGACTCGGAGATCAACCTGGAGGACGGGGTCAAGACCACCGAGGCCTGCCTGGCGGTGGACATGGCGGCGGTCTCGGGCAGGCCAGTGAAGCTGCCGCTGCTGTAGCCCTGCCGCGAACCGGCCACAGGGACACAGAGGCACGGAGCACCAGAGAAGGAACCTCCGTCACTCCGTGCCTTGGTGGGAGTCACGACTAAGCACGAAGTGGAGCAGCCGGAATGGGCAAGAAGGTCTACGATGATCGCGACATCGCTTACATCAAGCGCGTCCTCGACGAGCCGCAGGACATCACCGGCGCTAAGGTGGTGGCGGAGTTCGAGGAAAGATTCGCCGAGAAGGTCGGCTCTCGCTACGCCGTGGCGGTGGCCAATGGCATGTGCGGCCTCCACACCCTGCTGGCGGCTGCCGGGGTGGGCCCGGCCGTCGAGGTCATCGTGGACCCCATCGTCCAGTTCGGCGCCCTCTCCGTGCTCTACAACAACGGCGTGCCCATTTTCGCCGACGTAGACCCCGCCACCCACAACATGGACCCCCGCTCCTTCGAGGAGCGCCTCACCCCCGACACCAAGGCGGCGGTGGTGACGCACCTGTGGGGGCTGCCGGCGGAGGTGGAGCAGATGCGGGCTGTCGCCGACAGGCAGGGGATAGTCCTGGTGGAGGACTGCGCCCACGCCCTGCTGGCCCAGCACAAAGGTCGGCGTGTGGGCACCTGGGGCCACGCAGCGATGTTCAGCTTCCAGGCCTCCAAGCACCTTAGCACCGGGGACGGGGGGATGCTGACCACCAGCGACGAGGGCCTCCTCCAGGAGATCCGCTCCCTCATGAACTGGGGGGCGGCGCCGGACCGCATGGCCTACAATTTCCGCATGCCGGGGGTGGTGGCCGCCGTGGGGCTGGCCCAACTGGAGCGAGCGGACGACTACGTGCGGCAGGACATGCAAAGTGCCGAGCTGTACCATCAGGCCCTCGAGGGCTGTGAGTGGCTGGTGCCCCAGGTCGTTGCCCCCTACAACACCCACTCTCAGCACATCTTCGCCGTAGCCTTCCGGGGCGAGGAGCACGGCATTGACTACGAGGAGTTCAAGCGGGTGAGCCGGGAGGAGAAGGCCGGGCTAGGCTTCGGCTACACCCAGCGCACCTGGCGGGAAGCGCAGATCGTGGCCGCCTACCAGTTCCCCGTGTTCAAGGAGCCGGTGGCCTACGGCAAGGGCTGCCCCACCCACTGCCCTCACTACCGCAAGGACCTGCCCTATCGTAACGGCTACTGCCCCAACGCCGAGGACCTGGTGCCGCGCCTGTGCCTCAGGGGCCTCAGCAGCGCTCTACCCGACGACATCGCCAGAGGGGCCGAGGGCCTGCGCCGGGCCATCGAGCGCGTGAGCTAGCAGACAAGGGAGGGAGCACCTTGAGGCTGGGAATGGCTGGCCTCGCCTCGGTATACTACTCCGCGGCCTTCGCCGGCGCCGCCAGACGCATCGAAGAGGTCAAGGGCCCTGACGGCCACCATGGGCCAGGGCGGGGAGACTGCCGGTGACTTTGGACAAAGCGTACATCCGCGACGGGCTACGGGCTGGGGGCCTCTCGCCGGGGGACAGCCTGATCATGCACTGCTCCTTGAGCAGCCTCGGCCACGTCGAGGGAGGCGCCGATACCCTCATAGACGCTGTCCTGGAGGCGGTGTCGCCTGGTGGCACCGTCATGATGCCCGCCCTTCCCGACATCTACCGGCCCTTCGACGTGCGCACTTCCCCCTCCACCGCAGGCCTGGTAAGCGAAGTCTTCTGGCGCCGGCCCGATGCCTTCCGCAGCCGGCACCCCAGCCATTCGGTGGCCGCCATCGGGCCGCAGGCCCGCTGGCTCACCGAGGGGCACGAGCACACCGACCCCACCGGCATCGGCAGCCCCTACCACAAGCTGTACCAACAGGAAGGATCGTGGGTGCTCCTGATCGGGGTGGACCACGACCGCAATACCATGCTGCACCTGGCGGAGGCACTGGTACGGGTGCCCTACCTGCGCACAAGTCAGCTGAGGGTAGTCAACCCGGACGGTTCCGCAAGCCACTACCGGGCCCGAGAGATGGCATACGGTCACCGGGAGTTCATCCGCATAGACTGGCCCCTTCGTGAGGCCAACCTCCAACGGCAGGGTATCATCGGCAACGCGATAGTGCGGCTTATCCGGGTGCGCGATCTGGTGGACTTCGCCGTCCGGCTGCTGCGGTCCGACCCTGCGGCGCTCCTCTGCGACAAGCCCAGGTGCATCTTCTGCCTGTGGGCCCGGGCGCAGATCCGCTCCGCTCAGACGGGACAGCCGGACGAGACTGACTGGCCGGACTTGACGCGCCGCTGGGGCTGCGGCGACCCGCATTGCGAGTGCTGCGTCGTCTAGCAGTTACCGCGGAGACACAGCAAGAAGAAGAGGGGGAGAGGGGGAGACTGTGTGACGCGGAGATGCTCAAGGGCTGCTTGTCTCCGCGTCCCCGCGTCTCCCCATCACCCCCTCTCCCCCCAATCCGGAGGGTGAGGCGTTGGCTGAGTTGCTGATGCCGGTAGGTGAGGTCGCCATGAGGCGGCTGTGTGCGCCCCTGCCCATGATGCGAGGCTGGCGCGCCGCTGTGAAGCGGATCGCGGCCCTGGGTATCGGCACGGTGGAGCTGGGGCCAGAGTGGCTTCTCGAATCCAACCAGATCAGGGCGGCGGATCTCTCGGACGCTCTGGAAGACGCCGGGATCGAGGCGCGCATCGCCCGGCTGCCGGCGCCCCCGCTCCATCCCGGTGATCCAGGGCGTCTGCCCCTCTGGGATCTGGTCAGCCGTGCCGATCACTTCTTGCTGCCGAGCGGACAGCTCGGCCAGATGGCGCCCTCGATAAGCCTGATGGCGGAGATGGCGGAGGTATATCACACCGCCGGGGCGACGCTGCTGTTGGAGAACGACCCGGAAGCCTGGCCGCCCGATGGCCAGACTCTGGGCCGCTTCGTGGCCGAGGTCGGTCATCCGGGCCTGCTCTCCTGCTATGATCCTGCTCGTTCGGCGGCTCTCAAGAGGCACCCCTTCCTGACCGACTTCCTGTCCGGCCCCCTCAAGCAGGGGATGCGCTGTCTGCGGCTGCGGGACGCCCTGTTCGAAAACGGCCGAGAGGTACGGCCGGGCGAGGGCAACGCCGAGCTGAAGGAACTGGTGTCGGCGCTGGAGTCTCGTCGCTACCAGGGGTGGTACATCCTCTCACCCTTCGGGCGAGGGCCTTATCCGGACCGGTTGCAGGCGGCCTACGACGCCGTGCGCGGGATCCTAGCCTCGCTGTGATGGGGAGGGTGTGCAGGTCTAGGGGCAGGACCCGTGCCTCCCCCACAACCACAGTAGGACGGTGACAGTCTGGTCCAGGGCCCGCGCCCCCGCGTCGGCCCCCGACACCAGCGATGTCGTGGAGGTAGAACCGATGGAGATTGTGGTCCTCACTCGTGCCCAGCAGCGCGTCAATACCTACGGGCGCTTCACCGCCGAAATACTTAAGACCGAGGGCCTTCACGGCTTTCGCCTCCAGCAATGGGAGGTGGGCTCGGATCCGCAGATCGGCGATGCCTCAGCGGTCATCCTCACTCCCGTCATCCTGCAGTATCCTGAGATAGACTGGCTGCGCGCCTACGTGGAAAGCGGCGGCAGGCTCATCGCCTTTCAGCCGATGGCTCACCTACTCGCCGCCTTCGGTGCCAAGTCCGAGAACAAGGCTCTGGTGGACGCCTACGTCAAGCCGGTGGGCATGTACCGCATCGGGCGCGCCATCGGCGGGGAGAGCGTGCAGTTCCACGGCTCCGCCACCAAGGTGTCCTTGCCGGAGGGCTGGGAAGTACAAGCCTGGCTCTACTCCTCCCCGGAGGAGCGCACCCCCTACCCTGCAGTGGCCACCGGGAACGTAGGCCAGGGGACCTTCACCTTCTTCGCCTACGACCTCCCCGCTGTGGTGGCGGCCATCCGCCAGGGCGACCCCCGACTGGCCTATCAGTCTACCGCCGGCTTCGCCTCCGACCACCTGCAGCGCCCCAACGATCTCTTCACCGGGCACCTGGACCTCAGCCGGGGCCACATCCCCCAGGCCGACGTGCACTGCAACCTCCTCACCCACGTGCTCAACAGCGTGACCCGGGAGCCGCTGCCGCGCCTCTGGTACTTCCAGCGTCCCGAGCTGAGAAGCGTCGTGGTGATGACCAGCGACGACGACTGGTCCACCCTGGAGCAGTTCAGCGCCCTCATCGAGGCGGTGGAGGAGGTGGGAGGACACATCCACGTCTTCATGGTGGAAGGGTCGCGCCAGTCCCCCGAGCAGGTACGGGAGTGGATCCGCCGCGGGCATTCCTTCTC comes from Anaerolineae bacterium and encodes:
- a CDS encoding Gfo/Idh/MocA family oxidoreductase, with the translated sequence MDEIRIAVVGLGWRGIGTWFGILQSMPGYRITAICDPLEQLHERAVSRLKRPDEVKVYTHYEDVLSDDNVDAVALTVRCQEQGALAAMALEAGKHVNSEVPASHSIEDCWRIVLAQERSGKVYQLAEQTRYWGFVEAWREMVAQGQLGHVTLCEGQYFHYYVGQHFRDRASGRFLHPSEVSRYPGAEGTWLNRMPPIHYLPHELSPMLKVLDDRVTQVVAMSTRDRSYAHPQIETADMQMALMKTEKDAILRMGVSFSQPHPEANYHWYHVMGTLGAVEWKRANRDRPRMWLANAQMHDMAEVDWRYERTDAPAEARGSGHGDADYYVHAAFRDAVLQGKPLEFDVYQAMDTAAPAILAAQSIAEGSVPLEVPDFRPGNGRARGSGPK
- a CDS encoding sugar ABC transporter permease, giving the protein MQARAVVRAGRRRMSPSERREAIEGYVSISPWLFGLVIFTLGPIVASLYFSFTEYEVVKTPVFIGLDNYQRLVGDRLFWQSLKVTGTYVGVSVPVGILLSFAVALLMNQKVRLIGFFRTAYYMPNLVPAVGSAILWIWIFNPEFGLLNTFLASIGIQGPLWLAHSKWALPALIIMSLWGVGGGMLIYLAGLQGIPTDLYEAAEVDGAGQWRRFLHVTVPQMTPVLFFNLVMGIIGSFQVFTAGYIMTGGGPRYATYFYVLYLYNNAFQYFRMGYASALAWILAIIILFFTLLVFRSSSAWVYYEGQLRGRG
- a CDS encoding carbohydrate ABC transporter permease — encoded protein: MANTAAVAKTSTRPTGARAFLARRSVQRYIGRTLIYLLLVAGAVVLMMPLAWLLSSSLKPSGLIFVVPPQWIPDPIAWQNYAQVWEMIPFGLYLRNTLVITVFCIIGASASAAIVAFGFARLRFPGRDVLFLVLLSTIMIPEQVTLIPTYVLFRILGWLDSYYPLIVPAFFGGGAFNIFLLRQYYMRLPLELDDAARIDGCSSFGIFRRILLPQCRPALGVIAILLFMGNWNGFFLPLIYLNSPDKYTLALGLNLFRGTQYTAWNLLMAASTMVSLPCIVLYFVAQRYFIQGIVFTGIKG
- a CDS encoding DegT/DnrJ/EryC1/StrS family aminotransferase; this encodes MGKKVYDDRDIAYIKRVLDEPQDITGAKVVAEFEERFAEKVGSRYAVAVANGMCGLHTLLAAAGVGPAVEVIVDPIVQFGALSVLYNNGVPIFADVDPATHNMDPRSFEERLTPDTKAAVVTHLWGLPAEVEQMRAVADRQGIVLVEDCAHALLAQHKGRRVGTWGHAAMFSFQASKHLSTGDGGMLTTSDEGLLQEIRSLMNWGAAPDRMAYNFRMPGVVAAVGLAQLERADDYVRQDMQSAELYHQALEGCEWLVPQVVAPYNTHSQHIFAVAFRGEEHGIDYEEFKRVSREEKAGLGFGYTQRTWREAQIVAAYQFPVFKEPVAYGKGCPTHCPHYRKDLPYRNGYCPNAEDLVPRLCLRGLSSALPDDIARGAEGLRRAIERVS
- a CDS encoding AAC(3) family N-acetyltransferase; this encodes MTLDKAYIRDGLRAGGLSPGDSLIMHCSLSSLGHVEGGADTLIDAVLEAVSPGGTVMMPALPDIYRPFDVRTSPSTAGLVSEVFWRRPDAFRSRHPSHSVAAIGPQARWLTEGHEHTDPTGIGSPYHKLYQQEGSWVLLIGVDHDRNTMLHLAEALVRVPYLRTSQLRVVNPDGSASHYRAREMAYGHREFIRIDWPLREANLQRQGIIGNAIVRLIRVRDLVDFAVRLLRSDPAALLCDKPRCIFCLWARAQIRSAQTGQPDETDWPDLTRRWGCGDPHCECCVV
- a CDS encoding Gfo/Idh/MocA family oxidoreductase — protein: MAEYGIGIWGAGWVAGEHARAYTNNPKARVVAVGSRTLEGARRRIEEWGIVGCRAYDDLEELLAHPELDVVSVCTPNYRHAADVVAIASAGKHILIEKPPATDLEGLRAMRDAVRQAGVKTLVGFVLHWHPLFQAVKRVVAGGLLGRVIMAQLDYWHRLTAEDQLPLYAWLVSREKAGSIFLAGGSHPMDAVRWFLGGEIEEVCGYSTEPSGDYDYPTTTVGLLRFRDGAIAKISACVEAYLPYTFNIDLLGEEGTLRDERVCSRKLGDGKEWVDLGVAAPHSGEVSAHPFQAEINYFLDCLDRGVDSEINLEDGVKTTEACLAVDMAAVSGRPVKLPLL
- a CDS encoding polysaccharide deacetylase family protein, whose protein sequence is MEIVVLTRAQQRVNTYGRFTAEILKTEGLHGFRLQQWEVGSDPQIGDASAVILTPVILQYPEIDWLRAYVESGGRLIAFQPMAHLLAAFGAKSENKALVDAYVKPVGMYRIGRAIGGESVQFHGSATKVSLPEGWEVQAWLYSSPEERTPYPAVATGNVGQGTFTFFAYDLPAVVAAIRQGDPRLAYQSTAGFASDHLQRPNDLFTGHLDLSRGHIPQADVHCNLLTHVLNSVTREPLPRLWYFQRPELRSVVVMTSDDDWSTLEQFSALIEAVEEVGGHIHVFMVEGSRQSPEQVREWIRRGHSFSVHTNPRIREIDPYWHMTESVRRHKAQVEAEYGMPSRIYRSHCVHWQGYVESARILADLGFQMDSSVISLLDNWGLYVNGSGRPMRFVDEQGDIIDLFEQSVNFYDDASVQKVLTGEPDTEIARATLALREAADRYHTPFGFLSHPVSFFTYSSPFVKGVLRAAHDMGLPVLSADEWLEFTLARDAAGIRDTAWDGQTLSFSVTRGRDGSGLTAMAPVPEGRSAAEASLNGQEVEPTVRSVHGHDYAFVPLPAGSTGTQSQVRVVFR
- a CDS encoding sugar phosphate isomerase/epimerase; translated protein: MAELLMPVGEVAMRRLCAPLPMMRGWRAAVKRIAALGIGTVELGPEWLLESNQIRAADLSDALEDAGIEARIARLPAPPLHPGDPGRLPLWDLVSRADHFLLPSGQLGQMAPSISLMAEMAEVYHTAGATLLLENDPEAWPPDGQTLGRFVAEVGHPGLLSCYDPARSAALKRHPFLTDFLSGPLKQGMRCLRLRDALFENGREVRPGEGNAELKELVSALESRRYQGWYILSPFGRGPYPDRLQAAYDAVRGILASL